A window of the Miscanthus floridulus cultivar M001 chromosome 14, ASM1932011v1, whole genome shotgun sequence genome harbors these coding sequences:
- the LOC136506179 gene encoding uncharacterized protein isoform X1 translates to MADSQPRLVRQRLGDEPHLRNVVVPNAGARTSGAHGEGSSTSPSALGMAVSQPRLVRRRLDMPRPGSFIATESRRRRVSVTASGAEKENSAPLLCNGHRRTNFWSPLFGRTKLHLPPLWCSLLARGAGAWSKPHGKSCVQQVLQSRKHYSAFI, encoded by the exons ATGGCGGACTCGCAACCCCGGCTGGTCCGGCAACGGCTAGGTGATGAACCACATTTACGTAATGTTGTTGTTCCCAACGCTG GTGCCCGTACCAGCGGAGCACATGGTGAAGGTTCATCTACGTCACCTTCAGCTTTAGGAATGGCGGTCTCGCAACCCCGGCTGGTCCGGCGACGGCTAG ATATGCCACGCCCAGGGTCATTCATTGCCACCGAAAGTCGCAGAAGGCGTGTGTCCGTTACAGCTTCCGGAGCAGAAAAGG AGAATTCAGCACCTTTGCTGTGTAATGGACACCGTC GCACCAATTTTTGGTCCCCTCTATTTGGGAGGACCAAATTGCACCTGCCCCCACTGTGGTGCTCGCTTTTGGCTAGAGGAGCGGGTGCGTGGTCGAAGCCGCACGGCAAATCCTGCGTACAACAGGTGCTGCAGAGCAGGAAGCATTATTCTGCCTTTATATAG
- the LOC136506179 gene encoding uncharacterized protein isoform X2 — translation MADSQPRLVRQRLGDEPHLRNVVVPNAGARTSGAHGEGSSTSPSALGMAVSQPRLVRRRLDMPRPGSFIATESRRRRVSVTASGAEKENSAPLLCNGHRRCKG, via the exons ATGGCGGACTCGCAACCCCGGCTGGTCCGGCAACGGCTAGGTGATGAACCACATTTACGTAATGTTGTTGTTCCCAACGCTG GTGCCCGTACCAGCGGAGCACATGGTGAAGGTTCATCTACGTCACCTTCAGCTTTAGGAATGGCGGTCTCGCAACCCCGGCTGGTCCGGCGACGGCTAG ATATGCCACGCCCAGGGTCATTCATTGCCACCGAAAGTCGCAGAAGGCGTGTGTCCGTTACAGCTTCCGGAGCAGAAAAGG AGAATTCAGCACCTTTGCTGTGTAATGGACACCGTC GTTGCAAGGGATAG